The Nitrospiraceae bacterium DNA window TATCCGATGAGAGTGCCGTTCGAATCGGCCAGATGTTGGGAGTGGACAGTGTGCTGCTCTATCGAATCGATGGGCCAACGTTGCGGGAGCGGCTCTGGGCCCGCCAATACCACGATTTGCCGCCGATTACCGTAACAACCAAAATCATCCGCGTCGAAAGCGCGGAAGTCGTGTATCATGATGTCGTCACGGCTCAGGTAGAAGACGCTGATGGATCAGAATGGTCTCATTCCGACAATCTCGACTATCAGCGATGGAGTCGTGAAGCATTAGATCGCGGGATCACGCAGACCGTCGTTGACCTACAACGTGCATTTCATTAATTGATGGCAGACTGACTCGAAAGGAGTGAAAGGTGATGGACCATCGACGGAGTGGTGCAAAGGAAGTCATGATAGCAACGGCGCTCAGTCTCATCGGATGCCTAGGGATAACGGCTTGTGCCAGTGACCCGCCAAAAGCTCCACCGGCTCCCACGCCGGATCAGGTGCGGAGTCATGCGGACAAAACCTTCGACAAACTCAAGCAGGATGAGCAGGAACGAGCCTCCCAGGCCAATACGCCTCGTTAATTTCGCGGAATACAGAACAGTCACCATCGGGCTTCGAGAGAGCGACCGCCATCGCTGTGATGAAGAAGTCTTCGAATATTCCGACTATCCTCTCAACGATCAATTTTCCATACACCAAATTGAGCGATGGTTCGTAGAAGCGGCAATTCCCACATGAGCCGATGGTGGGGGACCTGCTCCGTAATCCTGACCTCGTGAAAAGTTCCGATCAAGGTCGCAGATACGAGCAAGCGGAGGCAGCCGGAGAGGAAAAACACGAACGGCAAGTTCGAAGGGGGGGCAGCTGTCAACCAGCCGATATGGATCTCTCCTGGGAGAGTGTGAATGAGCCAGCTTCCCGTCAGGGCTCCGAGTGACCACCCCAGAGCATTGATCGTGTTGGAGAGAGCGACCGCTTTGGCGCGATCTTCTGGCCGAACCGCGTCGAACACATAGTTCTGCAGTCCCAACGAAAGTCCGGCCCACATTATGCCGCCGAGGAAGTTCAGTGCAACGAGAAACGCCCAGTTTGTGCTGAAGAGATAGCCCATCGGCAGAAATGGGACCATGAAGCTGGTTGTGGTCAACAATGCTTTGTTGCCGAATCGATCCCCAAAATGTCCCCATCGGTTCAGCGTAAGAAATTGTCCCAGAATCCCGGCGGCGAGCCAGCCTCCATATTCCCAATAAGACAGATGCAGATCCCGTAGCATGTAAATGACAAAAAACGGTCCTGCGATCAACACGGCGACGTGCATGAGGCCGGAGAAGCACACGAACCATCGGAAGTCGGTCGTCGCCCGATGCCGTAAGAATCGGCGGAACCCCTCTTGATCCTGGATCCGCGTCAGATGATGGGGGTCCTCCACTCGTGTGAGGTACCGCGCTGACACAAGGCGCGCACCGCCGGCAATCGAGAATAGGATGAAGAAGCCGATATAGGCGAGTTCGTACTGCTTCCAGAGGGTCAACACAGCCCCTCCAATGCACAGCGTCAGAAGACTGACGACGGCCATGATTCGAGCACGATGGGCAAAGTATGCTCCGCGCTGATTCGGGTCGAGCAGATCAGTAATGAAACTATTCCATGCAGGGGTAGTGAAGTGATTGAAAGCAAAGTAACCGGCGGCTCCTGCGATCGCGAGCCAAGGTCCCCATTGCGGAAGCCACCATGGGAGCAACACGATGGGAAGCCAAATCACCGCCTGTCCGATCG harbors:
- a CDS encoding MFS transporter, with protein sequence MSFERASCPEVSSPLPPTAQNAVAQGQRYGLRDGLCQAVTQGAGEQYLSAFALLLQTSPFQLSILSALPQLIGTWAQLLAVKVLRWFPDRKTLILAGTIGQAVIWLPIVLLPWWLPQWGPWLAIAGAAGYFAFNHFTTPAWNSFITDLLDPNQRGAYFAHRARIMAVVSLLTLCIGGAVLTLWKQYELAYIGFFILFSIAGGARLVSARYLTRVEDPHHLTRIQDQEGFRRFLRHRATTDFRWFVCFSGLMHVAVLIAGPFFVIYMLRDLHLSYWEYGGWLAAGILGQFLTLNRWGHFGDRFGNKALLTTTSFMVPFLPMGYLFSTNWAFLVALNFLGGIMWAGLSLGLQNYVFDAVRPEDRAKAVALSNTINALGWSLGALTGSWLIHTLPGEIHIGWLTAAPPSNLPFVFFLSGCLRLLVSATLIGTFHEVRITEQVPHHRLMWELPLLRTIAQFGVWKIDR